A single window of Thiomicrorhabdus immobilis DNA harbors:
- the queC gene encoding 7-cyano-7-deazaguanine synthase QueC — MSQTQNSQSQEHSVSPQKAVVLLSGGLDSATVLAIATAQGYECHTMSFDYGQRHRAELDAAEKLAVQLGAKTHRVMNMDMRAIGGSALTDSSIDVPVGGVEENEIPITYVPARNTVFLSYALGLAEVLQADHVFIGVNAVDYSGYPDCRPEYIAAFEVLANLATKAGVEGHKMHIQTPLIDLSKAEIIQQGIKNGVDYSLTVSCYQADELGRACGVCDSCRLRKQGFSDAGVPDPTIYQP, encoded by the coding sequence ATGTCGCAAACGCAAAACAGTCAATCACAAGAACATTCGGTTTCACCTCAAAAAGCCGTTGTGTTGCTCTCAGGAGGGTTGGATTCAGCCACCGTATTGGCGATTGCCACTGCACAAGGTTATGAGTGCCATACCATGAGTTTTGATTACGGTCAGCGGCATCGTGCAGAGTTGGATGCGGCTGAAAAGTTGGCGGTGCAGCTGGGGGCTAAAACACATCGCGTTATGAATATGGACATGCGGGCGATTGGTGGCTCTGCGTTAACCGACAGTTCCATTGATGTCCCGGTAGGCGGGGTGGAAGAGAATGAAATTCCTATCACCTATGTGCCGGCACGAAATACGGTGTTTTTATCTTACGCTTTAGGTTTGGCAGAGGTCTTACAGGCCGATCACGTGTTTATCGGTGTCAACGCGGTAGATTACTCAGGTTACCCTGATTGCCGTCCGGAGTACATAGCCGCTTTTGAAGTCCTGGCCAATTTAGCAACCAAAGCGGGGGTTGAAGGGCATAAAATGCATATCCAAACTCCGTTGATTGATTTGAGCAAAGCGGAAATTATCCAACAAGGCATCAAAAATGGTGTGGATTACAGTTTAACGGTATCTTGCTATCAGGCGGATGAGTTGGGGCGTGCTTGTGGGGTTTGTGATTCATGTCGCTTGAGAAAACAAGGGTTTAGCGACGCTGGTGTGCCAGATCCAACGATATATCAGCCTTAA
- the ybgF gene encoding tol-pal system protein YbgF, whose protein sequence is MRNFVLISAVSVLSLSVALPAKAVEGATLDQRVKRLERMLENPVLLQLSRRLGEQQRDIQSLQDENDRLKRELKNLRSLMDKRYKESDERFSALEGGVAFNKNQDERAGSRDSSMDSSADSDPSKQVQVAVTPSAQKGGVSDNSKADSAVKDSVNENSITENSKATEAASDSVNVASATLATADKPVAATEGQAVSMPIKTRTPTELEKEQYKEAFALMRASKYEASIKSFQEFLNNYPESDLASNAAYWSGEGYLIKDQNQAALDAFMLVIERYPDSSKVPDAKLRAGDAYDRLGQITEAKKLYQDIIDSRPHSKAAKNAQKRLESY, encoded by the coding sequence ATGCGTAATTTTGTTTTAATTTCAGCCGTTTCTGTTCTAAGTCTAAGTGTAGCCCTGCCAGCAAAGGCCGTTGAGGGTGCCACCTTAGATCAGCGTGTGAAACGTTTGGAACGCATGCTGGAAAATCCTGTCCTGTTGCAATTAAGTCGTCGGTTAGGTGAGCAACAGCGAGATATCCAATCATTGCAAGATGAGAACGATCGTTTGAAACGTGAACTTAAAAACCTAAGAAGTTTGATGGATAAGCGTTATAAAGAGAGTGATGAGCGTTTCAGTGCTTTAGAAGGTGGTGTCGCTTTCAACAAGAATCAAGATGAGCGAGCTGGCAGTCGTGATTCAAGTATGGATTCCAGTGCCGATTCAGACCCAAGTAAACAGGTTCAGGTTGCTGTAACTCCATCAGCGCAGAAAGGTGGTGTGAGTGACAACTCTAAAGCGGATTCAGCGGTTAAAGATTCGGTGAATGAAAATTCTATTACCGAAAATTCAAAAGCAACTGAAGCAGCATCCGATTCAGTTAATGTCGCTTCAGCAACATTAGCCACGGCTGATAAGCCTGTTGCGGCCACAGAAGGTCAAGCGGTCTCGATGCCGATTAAAACACGTACACCAACTGAGTTGGAAAAAGAGCAATATAAAGAGGCCTTTGCGTTAATGAGAGCCTCTAAATACGAAGCGTCGATTAAGTCGTTTCAGGAATTTTTAAACAATTATCCTGAGAGCGATTTAGCGAGTAATGCGGCTTATTGGAGTGGTGAAGGCTATTTGATTAAAGACCAAAACCAGGCGGCATTAGACGCTTTTATGCTGGTGATAGAGCGTTACCCGGATTCATCAAAAGTTCCTGATGCGAAACTTCGTGCCGGTGATGCGTATGATCGTTTAGGGCAAATAACGGAAGCCAAAAAATTATATCAGGACATCATCGACAGTCGTCCACATAGCAAGGCCGCTAAAAATGCGCAGAAGCGTTTGGAGAGTTATTGA
- the pal gene encoding peptidoglycan-associated lipoprotein Pal: MHTLQKLFSIAAISLLAACSSTPDKAGSGMNDPEVTTDTAPGVGGDSANGVEVIPASGSQAGGENLGTGQSLDEMKMVDVDSIYPPIIYFKYDQYDLDDKATDIVRYHADILMANPKQKVVLKGHTDERGTPEYNLALGEKRAQAVAQAMMLFGVQQERIEVVSFGEEQPEDVQSNEIAWQKNRRVEIVIK, translated from the coding sequence ATGCATACATTACAAAAACTCTTTTCTATTGCGGCAATCTCTTTACTTGCGGCCTGTAGTTCAACTCCGGACAAAGCTGGCAGTGGCATGAATGACCCTGAAGTGACTACGGATACCGCACCTGGTGTTGGTGGTGACTCTGCCAATGGTGTTGAAGTGATTCCGGCAAGTGGTTCTCAGGCTGGTGGAGAAAATCTAGGAACAGGGCAATCTTTAGATGAGATGAAGATGGTGGATGTGGACTCCATTTACCCACCGATTATCTACTTTAAATACGATCAGTACGACTTAGATGATAAAGCAACGGATATTGTACGTTATCACGCCGATATCCTTATGGCGAACCCTAAACAAAAAGTGGTTTTGAAAGGGCATACCGATGAACGTGGAACCCCTGAATATAACTTGGCGTTAGGTGAGAAAAGAGCCCAGGCCGTGGCTCAGGCGATGATGTTGTTTGGTGTGCAACAAGAGCGCATTGAAGTGGTCAGCTTTGGTGAGGAGCAGCCAGAAGATGTACAAAGTAATGAAATAGCATGGCAGAAAAACCGTCGTGTAGAAATCGTAATCAAATAA
- the tolB gene encoding Tol-Pal system beta propeller repeat protein TolB — MHLQSKLNLKIQSIVLSVLLVFSLPAWSELTIEINEGYENALPIAVVPFGFEDAATMANQPNLSKPVSSQGAPVDIASVVAADLRRSGRFSPISRDSLPALPTDIDAINFDDWKALDLDNMLIGKVVSQGNDLYQIDMRFMDVLRKNQVIGKRWSGIHKDSLRQIAHQISDLIYEELTGVRGAFNTQIAYVTLRKVGGKRLYTLEIADADGFNPQPILKSKMPIMSPSWSPDGSKLAYVSFESGRSNIIVQSLDGKYRKVIASYKGINGAPAWSPDGTQMALTLSKDGSADIYIMNLATQKLRRLTRNWSIETEATWAANGNSIFFNSDRRGQPQVFQVFLDTGEIRRVTYEGKYNANPEISPDGRYLAVVNGNGGFHIAIQDLYTNEFSVLTNTYLDESPTFSPNGEMILYAMNKNGRGELAVVAIDGKTSQTLKVKDGEVREPAWGPYLVK; from the coding sequence TTGCATTTACAGTCAAAACTAAATCTTAAAATTCAATCCATTGTATTGAGTGTGTTATTGGTTTTTTCATTACCCGCTTGGTCAGAGTTAACAATCGAAATCAATGAAGGTTACGAAAATGCATTGCCGATAGCGGTTGTGCCATTTGGTTTTGAAGATGCCGCCACTATGGCCAATCAGCCGAATTTGTCTAAGCCGGTTTCATCACAAGGTGCACCTGTTGATATTGCTTCTGTGGTTGCGGCCGATTTACGAAGAAGTGGGCGCTTTAGCCCTATTTCAAGAGATTCATTGCCTGCTTTGCCAACGGATATCGATGCCATCAACTTTGATGATTGGAAAGCGCTTGATTTAGATAACATGCTTATCGGTAAAGTGGTCTCTCAAGGTAATGACCTTTATCAAATTGATATGCGGTTTATGGATGTTTTGCGTAAAAACCAGGTGATTGGAAAACGTTGGAGTGGTATCCACAAAGACAGTTTAAGACAAATCGCCCATCAAATCAGTGATTTGATTTACGAAGAGTTAACCGGGGTAAGGGGGGCTTTCAACACCCAAATCGCTTATGTGACACTACGTAAGGTAGGTGGTAAAAGACTTTATACCCTTGAAATCGCCGATGCGGATGGCTTTAATCCCCAACCGATTTTAAAGTCCAAGATGCCGATCATGTCTCCAAGTTGGTCCCCGGATGGGAGTAAGTTGGCCTATGTGTCATTTGAAAGTGGGCGTTCTAATATCATTGTGCAAAGTTTAGATGGTAAGTACCGAAAAGTGATTGCCAGCTATAAAGGGATTAATGGCGCTCCAGCGTGGTCTCCGGATGGCACGCAGATGGCGCTAACGCTTTCAAAGGATGGTAGTGCCGATATCTATATTATGAATTTGGCGACGCAAAAGTTACGCCGTTTAACACGTAACTGGTCAATTGAAACTGAAGCGACGTGGGCGGCAAACGGCAATTCGATTTTCTTCAATTCTGATCGTCGTGGTCAACCTCAAGTCTTTCAGGTGTTCTTGGATACCGGCGAGATTCGCCGTGTCACCTATGAGGGTAAATACAACGCTAACCCTGAAATCTCTCCCGATGGCCGTTATCTAGCCGTGGTAAACGGTAATGGTGGATTTCATATTGCAATACAGGATTTATATACCAATGAATTTTCAGTGTTGACCAACACTTATTTAGACGAGTCTCCAACCTTTTCACCTAATGGCGAGATGATTCTGTATGCGATGAATAAAAATGGTAGAGGTGAGTTGGCGGTGGTTGCAATCGATGGTAAGACCTCACAGACACTCAAAGTGAAAGATGGTGAAGTACGTGAGCCTGCTTGGGGTCCGTATTTGGTGAAATGA
- the tolA gene encoding cell envelope integrity protein TolA, with product MLKFISKHPVSVFLAFMLHIAIVGAFSINWNSKEVIKVSSQGEQDNQPPQHVKQIAQLEPMKTFTVDASQVQAQLSKLKEQQEAKRYEQKMLAAKTDQERERLKELQKKQEIERAKADKAKQQAEEQKRKAEAERKKTEEAKRLALVEKKKADEERKKAEQAKKAALDAEKQSKAAKEKAALAEKQRLEEEKKKKVLEKELAKKAEEKKALEKAAIEAQRQKEQQEAAAALQRQLDEEAAELRAAQKRKQMLSLRESYISSITAKVKDNWRTPARISPDAQCDLKITQSPGGNITSVKVLNCNKEATKQFKEAAEKAVYRAEPLPAPPVKELFEREITFEFKP from the coding sequence ATGTTAAAATTTATTTCTAAACATCCTGTTTCGGTCTTTTTGGCGTTCATGCTGCACATCGCGATTGTGGGTGCATTCAGTATTAACTGGAATTCAAAGGAAGTGATTAAAGTCTCTTCGCAGGGTGAGCAAGACAACCAGCCTCCGCAACATGTAAAACAAATCGCCCAGCTAGAACCTATGAAAACCTTTACGGTGGATGCGAGCCAGGTTCAAGCTCAGCTAAGTAAGCTTAAGGAACAGCAAGAAGCCAAACGTTATGAACAGAAAATGCTGGCGGCTAAGACAGACCAAGAGCGTGAGCGTTTGAAGGAACTGCAAAAGAAACAAGAAATCGAAAGAGCCAAAGCGGATAAGGCCAAACAGCAGGCTGAAGAGCAGAAGCGCAAAGCTGAAGCCGAGCGTAAGAAGACGGAAGAAGCGAAACGTTTAGCTTTGGTTGAAAAGAAAAAAGCGGATGAAGAGCGTAAAAAAGCCGAACAAGCTAAAAAAGCGGCTCTAGATGCGGAAAAGCAAAGTAAAGCCGCTAAAGAGAAGGCCGCTCTGGCAGAAAAACAGCGTTTGGAAGAAGAGAAGAAAAAGAAAGTCTTAGAGAAAGAGTTGGCGAAAAAAGCGGAAGAGAAGAAAGCGTTGGAGAAAGCGGCCATTGAGGCGCAACGCCAAAAAGAACAGCAGGAAGCGGCGGCTGCGTTACAGCGTCAATTGGATGAAGAAGCGGCTGAGTTGAGAGCGGCACAAAAACGTAAGCAAATGCTCTCATTAAGAGAATCTTACATTTCATCGATTACCGCTAAAGTCAAAGACAACTGGAGAACGCCGGCTCGAATCTCTCCTGATGCTCAGTGTGATTTAAAGATTACGCAGTCACCTGGTGGGAATATTACCAGTGTTAAGGTGCTGAACTGTAATAAAGAAGCCACCAAGCAGTTTAAAGAAGCGGCGGAAAAAGCGGTTTACCGTGCTGAACCTCTCCCAGCTCCACCGGTTAAAGAGTTGTTTGAACGTGAAATTACCTTTGAGTTTAAACCATAG
- a CDS encoding ExbD/TolR family protein encodes MQNGFRSSRSKKRLMAEINVVPYIDVTLVLLIIFMVTAPIVQQAVTVSLPQTPEVTKPSTPVTEENKPFVITVTNDGLYKTSEQPEMTLSGQDLETLVAEVMARSQLNQQPIYIQGDRAAPYGKVVHIFVLLKANGVENVSLMTEPELVKP; translated from the coding sequence ATGCAGAATGGTTTTCGTAGTAGTAGAAGCAAAAAACGCCTAATGGCTGAAATCAATGTCGTGCCATACATTGATGTCACTTTAGTGTTGCTGATTATCTTTATGGTCACGGCTCCCATCGTGCAGCAAGCGGTAACCGTCAGCCTGCCGCAAACACCTGAAGTGACTAAGCCATCAACGCCGGTAACCGAGGAAAACAAACCTTTTGTCATTACGGTCACCAACGATGGTTTGTATAAGACCTCCGAGCAGCCTGAGATGACCTTAAGCGGCCAGGATTTAGAGACTTTAGTTGCCGAAGTTATGGCGCGTTCACAATTAAATCAACAACCCATTTATATTCAAGGTGACCGAGCCGCACCCTACGGTAAAGTTGTGCATATATTTGTTTTGTTGAAGGCAAATGGTGTTGAGAACGTCTCATTAATGACAGAACCTGAGTTGGTGAAGCCCTAA
- the tolQ gene encoding protein TolQ: MNDSDLIEIILTASPVVQTVMVLLAIMSLAAWSVAFAKSYQVRKALREAKQFEKIFWETQELSSLYHQVESNRHDAAGLALIFADGFKEFARLKQQGVQEAADLVSGAQRTMKIAFSRQSDALENHLSLLATVGSSAPYIGLFGTVWGVMHAFQSLGDVQHATLAAVAPGISEALIATAIGLFAAIPAVIAYNRLTNKVDRLLNEYENFSEGFLTILHRQAHSV, from the coding sequence ATGAACGATAGTGATTTAATTGAAATTATATTAACGGCCAGTCCTGTAGTGCAAACGGTAATGGTGTTGCTGGCCATCATGTCATTAGCGGCTTGGTCGGTGGCTTTTGCAAAGTCTTATCAAGTCCGTAAAGCGTTACGTGAAGCCAAACAGTTTGAAAAAATATTTTGGGAAACTCAAGAATTATCGAGCCTTTATCATCAAGTAGAATCTAACCGCCATGATGCGGCGGGTTTGGCGCTTATCTTTGCGGATGGTTTTAAAGAGTTTGCCCGTTTAAAGCAACAGGGTGTGCAAGAGGCGGCGGATTTGGTTTCTGGTGCCCAAAGAACGATGAAAATTGCCTTTTCAAGACAGTCGGATGCATTGGAAAACCACCTGTCTTTATTGGCTACGGTCGGTTCATCGGCGCCTTATATCGGTTTGTTCGGAACCGTATGGGGCGTTATGCACGCTTTCCAATCATTGGGCGACGTCCAGCATGCCACTTTAGCCGCGGTTGCGCCGGGTATTTCAGAAGCGTTGATTGCGACCGCTATCGGGCTGTTTGCCGCTATTCCAGCGGTAATTGCCTATAACCGTTTAACGAATAAAGTCGACCGTCTGCTCAACGAATATGAGAACTTCTCTGAAGGGTTTTTAACAATTCTACACCGCCAAGCGCATAGTGTTTGA
- the ruvB gene encoding Holliday junction branch migration DNA helicase RuvB, whose amino-acid sequence MIETDRIIGSQETEDDIYSIPTVRPQQIDEYIGQTAVREQLQLSMDAAKMRNEALDHVLLYGPPGLGKTTLSNIIAQEMGVTLRQTSGPVIEKPGDLAAILTRLEPHDVLFVDEIHRLSPIVEEVLYPAMEDFQIDIVIGEGPAAQSVKIDIPPFTLVGATTRAGLLTSPLRDRFGLVQRLEFYSDDELTQIVTRSASILGMHSEAEGAREIARRSRGTPRIANRLLRRVRDYAQVKGNGVITQSIADLALNLLEVDSLGLDKMDRRFLETLIHKFEGGPVGIDSMATALGEERGTIEDVIEPFLVQQGFLVRTSRGRMATSHAYRHLNFEES is encoded by the coding sequence ATGATTGAAACAGACCGTATTATCGGCAGTCAAGAGACTGAGGATGACATCTATAGTATCCCTACGGTACGCCCGCAGCAGATAGACGAATACATTGGCCAGACCGCTGTAAGAGAGCAGCTTCAACTCTCTATGGATGCGGCCAAAATGCGCAATGAAGCTTTGGATCATGTGCTGCTTTATGGGCCACCAGGCCTGGGTAAAACCACTTTGTCCAATATCATTGCACAAGAGATGGGGGTGACTTTACGTCAGACATCAGGGCCGGTGATTGAAAAGCCCGGTGATTTGGCTGCGATTTTGACACGTTTAGAGCCGCATGACGTTCTGTTTGTGGATGAGATTCATCGCTTAAGTCCGATTGTAGAAGAGGTCTTATACCCGGCAATGGAAGATTTCCAGATCGATATCGTTATCGGTGAAGGGCCTGCTGCACAAAGTGTCAAGATTGATATTCCGCCTTTTACCTTGGTTGGTGCAACGACAAGAGCAGGCCTGCTGACTTCACCTTTGCGTGACCGTTTCGGTTTGGTTCAGCGTTTGGAGTTTTATAGCGATGATGAGCTGACACAGATTGTGACACGTTCAGCTTCTATCTTGGGGATGCACTCAGAAGCAGAAGGGGCTCGGGAAATCGCGCGCCGCTCTAGAGGGACACCACGTATCGCAAACCGTCTATTGCGTAGAGTGCGCGATTACGCTCAAGTGAAAGGTAATGGTGTGATAACCCAGTCGATTGCCGATTTGGCGTTGAATTTATTAGAGGTCGATTCGTTGGGGCTAGACAAAATGGATAGACGTTTTTTGGAAACCTTGATCCATAAGTTTGAAGGCGGCCCTGTCGGGATTGATAGTATGGCTACCGCTTTAGGTGAAGAACGTGGAACGATTGAAGATGTGATCGAACCTTTTTTGGTTCAGCAGGGGTTCTTGGTTAGAACCTCAAGAGGTCGTATGGCCACTTCACATGCTTATCGCCATCTAAATTTCGAAGAATCGTAA
- the ruvA gene encoding Holliday junction branch migration protein RuvA, translating into MIGFLRGNLVQKMPPMLLLDVNGVGYEIEAPMSTFYQLESVDDSVTILTHMHVREDAMLLFGFATESERVLFKTLIKVNGVGAKMALGILSAMSVNEFCSYVDTGDISALTRIPGVGKKTAERLQIEMRDRLKPIVESGLLNYQPISDSSSKQTSIPTTGFASSIQQSACEALIALGYKNNQAEKMVAGVFEEGLTLEAIIKRALQGVKL; encoded by the coding sequence GTGATTGGCTTTTTAAGAGGTAATTTAGTTCAAAAAATGCCGCCAATGTTATTGCTGGATGTCAATGGTGTCGGTTATGAGATAGAGGCTCCGATGTCGACGTTTTATCAGCTGGAGTCGGTGGATGACTCTGTCACGATTCTCACGCATATGCATGTCCGTGAAGATGCCATGCTGTTGTTCGGCTTTGCCACTGAATCGGAACGAGTTCTGTTTAAAACCTTGATTAAGGTCAATGGTGTAGGCGCTAAGATGGCATTGGGTATTTTGTCGGCCATGTCGGTCAATGAGTTTTGTAGTTATGTGGATACCGGGGATATTTCGGCATTGACACGTATTCCTGGTGTGGGTAAAAAAACCGCTGAACGGCTACAGATCGAAATGCGTGATCGCCTCAAGCCGATTGTAGAATCTGGGCTATTGAATTATCAACCGATTAGTGACTCATCATCCAAGCAAACATCGATTCCAACAACCGGTTTTGCGAGCTCAATACAACAGTCAGCTTGTGAGGCATTGATTGCTTTAGGATACAAAAATAACCAGGCAGAAAAAATGGTTGCAGGGGTCTTTGAAGAGGGGTTAACATTGGAAGCCATTATTAAACGGGCCTTACAAGGGGTGAAACTTTAG
- the ruvC gene encoding crossover junction endodeoxyribonuclease RuvC: MAKLKRILGIDPGSRKTGFGVVESGRYSAKYLVSGVIRVEKFSGAQRLKNIFESICQIIDQYQPDVMAVEKVFVYKNPKSAITLGQARGVILCAAAIKNVEIMEYTPTQIKSTIVGKGHANKDQVQYMVQNLLKLTDKPQEDAADALACALCHDRYMSLGIDAELISKGTKF, encoded by the coding sequence TTGGCAAAGTTAAAACGTATTTTAGGTATTGACCCTGGGTCTCGCAAAACCGGTTTTGGAGTTGTGGAATCGGGGCGCTATTCTGCCAAGTATTTAGTGAGTGGAGTCATTCGAGTCGAGAAATTCTCCGGTGCGCAACGCCTGAAAAACATCTTTGAATCCATTTGCCAGATTATCGACCAATATCAACCCGATGTGATGGCGGTTGAAAAAGTCTTTGTCTATAAGAACCCTAAATCAGCGATTACCTTGGGGCAGGCACGAGGCGTCATCTTATGCGCCGCGGCGATTAAGAATGTAGAGATTATGGAATACACGCCGACCCAAATCAAAAGCACCATTGTGGGTAAAGGGCATGCCAATAAAGACCAGGTGCAATATATGGTTCAAAACTTACTGAAATTGACCGACAAACCTCAAGAAGATGCGGCAGACGCTCTAGCCTGTGCCTTATGTCACGACCGTTATATGTCTTTGGGGATTGATGCCGAATTGATTTCCAAAGGTACCAAGTTCTAG
- the nadA gene encoding quinolinate synthase NadA, producing MAQSISDTQQQKAQEKALNIPVQLESRIQKLAADAPTQPWLNEQQKTALKAEIKQLLKDNNAQLVAHYYVDDELQALAEETGGVVADSLEMANFGAQSTADMLVVCGVRFMGETAKMLSPEKTVLMPDLDATCSLDVGCPADEFAAFCAQYPDYTVVVYANTSAEVKAIADWVVTSGNALQIVNHLKEQGKKIIWAPDRHLGDWIEKQTGIEMIRWQGHCIVHDEFKTFELEALKQKHPKAKVLVHPESPSEVVDLADVVGSTKVLLNAVESMPDEEFIVATDYGIFYKMQQTAPHKKLYIAPTGSKVQSCNSCAHCPWMAMNGLENLRDCIKNRTGEIHIAEPIRQKALVSLQRMLDFSRKAGLVKSK from the coding sequence ATGGCGCAATCAATAAGCGATACACAGCAACAAAAAGCCCAGGAAAAGGCGTTGAACATTCCTGTGCAGCTGGAGTCGCGTATTCAGAAGTTGGCGGCTGATGCGCCAACTCAACCTTGGTTGAATGAGCAGCAAAAGACGGCTTTGAAAGCTGAAATCAAGCAGTTGTTAAAGGATAATAATGCGCAATTGGTTGCCCATTATTATGTGGATGATGAGTTGCAGGCTTTGGCGGAGGAAACCGGCGGTGTGGTTGCCGACTCTCTGGAGATGGCGAATTTCGGAGCACAGTCCACAGCAGACATGTTGGTGGTTTGTGGGGTGCGTTTTATGGGTGAAACCGCCAAAATGCTTAGCCCGGAAAAAACCGTACTCATGCCTGATTTGGATGCCACCTGTTCATTGGATGTTGGCTGCCCGGCAGATGAATTTGCGGCGTTTTGCGCTCAATACCCTGACTACACCGTGGTGGTTTATGCTAACACCAGTGCTGAAGTCAAGGCCATTGCGGATTGGGTGGTAACCTCTGGTAATGCATTGCAGATCGTCAATCATTTAAAAGAGCAGGGTAAAAAGATCATTTGGGCACCTGACCGTCATTTAGGTGACTGGATTGAGAAACAGACGGGTATCGAGATGATCCGTTGGCAAGGGCATTGTATTGTTCATGACGAATTCAAAACCTTTGAACTCGAAGCGTTAAAACAGAAACACCCCAAAGCAAAAGTTTTGGTACATCCCGAATCCCCCTCTGAAGTGGTGGATTTGGCGGATGTTGTCGGTTCAACCAAAGTGTTGCTGAATGCGGTTGAATCGATGCCGGATGAAGAGTTTATCGTCGCAACCGATTACGGTATTTTTTATAAAATGCAGCAAACGGCACCACACAAAAAGCTCTATATTGCGCCGACCGGTAGCAAAGTACAGTCTTGTAATAGTTGTGCACACTGTCCATGGATGGCGATGAACGGTTTAGAGAATCTTCGCGATTGCATTAAAAACCGTACTGGTGAAATCCATATTGCAGAACCCATTCGCCAAAAGGCCTTGGTTTCGTTACAAAGAATGCTCGATTTTTCTCGAAAAGCAGGTTTGGTAAAATCCAAGTGA